From the genome of Deinococcus sp. JMULE3, one region includes:
- a CDS encoding GH1 family beta-glucosidase yields MTNRIPDPARFPARFTWGVATSSYQIEGAPREDGKGPSIWDTFCRTPGKVRGGDTGDVACDHYHRLDSDLDMIRDLGVNAYRFSISWPRILPTGRGAVNHAGLDFYQRLVDGLLTRGITPWATLYHWDLPQTLEDEGGWTVRGTAEAFGTYSAVVAAALGDRVKHFITLNEPWCSAYLGYGIGIHAPGRHDLRASFAATHHLLVGHGRAMQAIRGQAPGAQAGITLNLHHTYPATDTPEDRAAAYRMDGFQNRWYLDPVYGRGYPQDMVDLLGDLSPQAQGLVLPGDTELMGQPTDFLGVNMYSRAVGQDAPGEGFLHARQIRPEGSAYTGFDWEVAPDSLTDLLVRLQQDYAPDAIYITENGSTYPDVADEDGNVNDLERTQYLTEHLAATQEALARGAKVAGYFAWSLMDNFEWAEGYDKRFGIVHVDFDTQVRTPKLSGRTYRDFLARAEQAVGA; encoded by the coding sequence ATGACCAACCGCATTCCTGATCCTGCCCGTTTCCCCGCCCGCTTCACGTGGGGCGTCGCCACGAGTTCCTACCAGATCGAGGGCGCCCCCCGCGAAGACGGCAAGGGCCCCAGCATCTGGGACACCTTCTGCCGCACGCCCGGCAAGGTGCGCGGCGGGGACACCGGCGACGTCGCCTGCGACCACTACCACCGCCTGGACAGTGACCTGGACATGATCCGGGACCTGGGCGTGAACGCGTACCGCTTCAGCATCTCCTGGCCGCGCATCCTGCCGACCGGGCGCGGCGCGGTGAACCACGCGGGCCTGGACTTCTACCAGCGGCTGGTGGACGGGCTGCTCACGCGCGGCATCACGCCGTGGGCGACGCTGTACCACTGGGACCTCCCGCAGACCCTGGAGGACGAGGGCGGCTGGACCGTGCGCGGCACCGCCGAGGCCTTCGGGACGTACTCGGCGGTCGTCGCGGCGGCGCTCGGGGACCGCGTGAAACACTTCATCACGCTGAACGAACCGTGGTGCTCGGCGTACCTGGGCTACGGCATCGGCATTCACGCGCCGGGCCGTCACGACCTGCGGGCCAGTTTCGCCGCCACGCACCACCTGCTCGTCGGGCACGGACGGGCCATGCAGGCCATCCGCGGGCAGGCGCCGGGCGCGCAGGCGGGCATCACGCTGAACCTCCACCACACGTACCCCGCGACCGACACGCCTGAGGACCGCGCCGCCGCGTACCGCATGGACGGCTTCCAGAACCGCTGGTACCTGGACCCGGTGTACGGGCGCGGCTACCCGCAGGACATGGTGGACCTGCTGGGCGACCTGAGCCCGCAGGCGCAGGGCCTGGTGCTGCCCGGCGACACGGAACTGATGGGGCAGCCCACCGACTTCCTGGGCGTGAACATGTACTCGCGCGCGGTGGGGCAGGACGCGCCCGGCGAGGGGTTCCTGCACGCCCGGCAGATCCGCCCCGAGGGCAGCGCGTACACCGGCTTCGACTGGGAGGTCGCGCCCGACAGCCTGACCGACCTGCTCGTGCGCCTGCAACAGGACTACGCGCCGGACGCGATCTACATCACCGAGAACGGCAGCACCTACCCGGACGTCGCGGACGAGGACGGGAACGTGAACGACCTGGAACGCACCCAGTACCTCACCGAGCACCTCGCGGCGACGCAGGAAGCGCTGGCGCGCGGCGCGAAGGTCGCCGGGTACTTCGCGTGGTCGCTGATGGACAACTTCGAGTGGGCCGAGGGGTACGACAAGCGCTTCGGGATCGTGCACGTGGACTTCGACACGCAGGTCCGCACGCCGAAACTGTCGGGCCGCACGTACCGGGACTTCCTGGCGCGCGCGGAGCAGGCGGTCGGCGCGTGA
- a CDS encoding glycoside hydrolase family 43 protein — MTDTLAAAQPSTGTPPAPATVPATVTVTNPVLPGFHPDPSLLRVGEDYYLATSTFQWYPGVAIYHSRDLVHWRLAARPLARLSQLDMRGNADSGGIWAPCLSHDGEQFHLIYTDVKSWGVGEPFKDSHNYLVTAPDIEGPWSEPVYLNSSGFDPSLFHDVAEGGDGRKWLLNMLWDHRAGRNPFAGIVAQEYSPAEGRLVGPRTTIFTGTHLKVTEGPHVYKKDGWYYLLTAEGGTSWEHAVTLARSRELLGPYEVHPHNPLVTAVDDPGLPIQKSGHASLTDTPDGRWVMAHLCGRPLTPRGECPLGRETALQGLDWPEGEWPRLSQGGHHPALHATLPALPSHPWPEVPARDDFRGEALRPEWLTLRAPAAELGVHLEDGGLVLPGREALMSRHHVALVGRRLQSLHGRLRTELSFDPRDFQQMAGVCAYYDSRNWVYARVSRDETAGRALNVTSCENGVYREHLTQDVPLGDLGRVGLEVRYSGDTFGFAYQVAGGGWKPVGPAFSAGLLSDEHCGGLSFTGTFLALTCQDLSGERREATFHWAEYTEGDA, encoded by the coding sequence GTGACGGACACCCTCGCGGCAGCCCAGCCCAGCACGGGAACCCCCCCGGCGCCCGCCACGGTGCCTGCCACGGTGACGGTCACGAACCCGGTCCTGCCGGGCTTCCACCCGGACCCCAGCCTCCTGCGGGTCGGGGAGGACTACTACCTGGCGACGAGCACCTTCCAGTGGTACCCGGGCGTGGCGATCTACCACTCGCGGGATCTGGTGCACTGGCGGCTGGCGGCGCGCCCGCTGGCGCGGCTGTCGCAGCTGGACATGCGCGGGAACGCCGATTCGGGCGGCATCTGGGCGCCGTGCCTGTCGCACGACGGGGAGCAGTTCCACCTGATCTACACCGACGTCAAAAGCTGGGGCGTGGGCGAGCCGTTCAAGGACAGTCACAACTATCTGGTGACCGCGCCCGACATCGAGGGGCCCTGGAGTGAGCCGGTGTACCTGAACTCCAGCGGCTTCGACCCCAGCCTCTTCCATGACGTCGCGGAGGGCGGGGACGGGCGTAAGTGGCTGCTGAACATGCTGTGGGACCACCGCGCGGGCCGCAACCCCTTCGCGGGGATCGTGGCGCAGGAGTACAGCCCGGCCGAGGGGCGGCTGGTGGGGCCGCGCACGACCATCTTCACCGGCACCCACCTGAAGGTCACGGAAGGCCCGCACGTGTACAAGAAGGACGGCTGGTACTACCTGCTGACCGCCGAGGGCGGCACGAGCTGGGAGCACGCCGTGACCCTGGCCCGCTCGCGCGAGCTGCTCGGGCCGTACGAGGTGCACCCTCACAACCCGCTGGTCACGGCGGTGGACGACCCCGGCCTGCCCATCCAGAAGTCCGGGCACGCCAGCCTGACCGACACCCCGGACGGCCGGTGGGTGATGGCGCACCTGTGCGGCCGCCCCCTGACCCCGCGCGGTGAGTGCCCGCTGGGGCGCGAGACGGCGCTGCAGGGCCTCGACTGGCCGGAGGGCGAGTGGCCGCGCCTGAGCCAGGGCGGGCACCACCCGGCGCTGCACGCCACGCTGCCCGCGCTTCCCTCCCACCCCTGGCCGGAGGTGCCTGCTCGCGACGACTTCCGGGGCGAGGCGCTGCGCCCCGAGTGGCTGACGCTGCGCGCCCCTGCCGCCGAACTGGGCGTGCACCTGGAGGACGGCGGGCTGGTGCTGCCGGGCCGCGAGGCGCTGATGAGCCGTCATCACGTGGCGCTGGTGGGCCGCCGCCTCCAGAGCCTGCACGGGCGGCTGCGGACCGAGCTGAGCTTCGATCCGCGTGACTTCCAGCAGATGGCGGGCGTGTGCGCGTACTACGACAGCCGCAACTGGGTGTACGCGCGCGTCAGCCGGGACGAGACGGCGGGCCGCGCGCTGAACGTCACGAGCTGCGAGAACGGCGTGTACCGCGAGCACCTGACCCAGGACGTCCCGCTGGGCGACCTTGGCCGCGTGGGCCTGGAGGTCCGGTACAGCGGCGACACCTTCGGCTTCGCGTATCAGGTAGCGGGGGGCGGGTGGAAGCCGGTCGGGCCAGCGTTCAGCGCGGGCCTGCTGAGCGACGAGCACTGCGGCGGCCTGAGCTTCACCGGGACGTTCCTGGCCCTGACCTGCCAGGATCTCAGCGGCGAGCGGCGCGAGGCGACCTTCCACTGGGCCGAGTACACCGAGGGAGACGCATGA
- a CDS encoding glycoside hydrolase family 3 N-terminal domain-containing protein → MKRPVLALLTATLAAQAGALTDQAAAEAQARAILPRLTLDDKIGQVSMAHVFRFTEGGRSAPIRGDADATFRALRPGTLLNGGGDAPQPNTPRGWADFLARLDTLGRANNPANLPAVFGTDAVHGVNNVPAATLYPHNLGLGAAFDPALTREVALATAQDLRALNMGWTFAPVADVGRDPRWGRYYETFGESPWLVADQVEASVDGLQAGGVAATLKHFAGYGLPSLGMDRANAEISARALHEVFLPPFRAGIRAGALSVMANSGSVNGVPVHASPALLTDLLRGELGFQGLLVSDWNDIERLITTYRTHTDLVRAAAASVNAGIDVYMVPNSVEAYQNALREAVQTGLVSEARLAEATLRVLTFKARLGLLDAPLTGSGVLNDHRDLARRAAAATLTLLENPADTLPIRQGRMLVTGPAMDSAAIQLGGWSVNWQGVGKGNVPDVPKVATLAPALKASAPAGVTVSALPETKRPQLLTAAKGADVIVVAVGEAPGAEWQANNPALSLPDGQITLLRDLLATGKPVVAVLMAGRPLILPSDVQSRLSGLVMAYLPGTQGGAALADALYGRAGFPGRLPFTWPDSLTQVGLWSDRPAEGAGETPLPLYPLGYGLDYTTSVARDLTVTPGPDGVTAQATLTNTGEQAGTVTVLLRAALPASGALQATSRPVGVLRATLNPGESRAVQVSVPHERLSSWVGDAYGPGAWQLLPGTYTLSAGDGKATLSLP, encoded by the coding sequence ATGAAACGACCCGTTCTGGCCCTGCTGACCGCCACGCTGGCCGCGCAGGCCGGTGCCCTGACGGATCAGGCGGCGGCCGAGGCGCAGGCCCGCGCGATCCTGCCCCGCCTGACCCTGGACGACAAGATCGGGCAGGTCAGCATGGCGCACGTGTTCCGCTTCACCGAGGGGGGCCGCAGTGCGCCCATCCGAGGAGACGCGGACGCCACCTTCCGCGCGCTGAGGCCCGGCACGCTGCTGAACGGCGGGGGGGACGCGCCGCAGCCGAACACGCCGCGCGGCTGGGCGGACTTCCTGGCCCGCCTGGACACGCTGGGCCGCGCGAACAACCCCGCGAATCTCCCGGCGGTGTTCGGGACGGACGCGGTGCACGGCGTGAACAACGTCCCCGCCGCGACCCTCTACCCGCACAACCTGGGCCTGGGGGCGGCGTTCGACCCGGCCCTGACGCGCGAGGTGGCCCTGGCGACCGCGCAGGACCTGCGCGCCCTGAACATGGGCTGGACGTTCGCGCCGGTCGCGGACGTGGGCCGTGACCCCCGCTGGGGCCGCTACTACGAGACGTTCGGGGAGTCCCCGTGGCTGGTCGCGGATCAGGTGGAGGCCAGCGTGGACGGCCTGCAAGCCGGTGGCGTGGCAGCCACCCTGAAGCACTTCGCGGGGTACGGGCTGCCCAGCCTGGGGATGGACCGCGCGAACGCCGAGATCAGCGCCCGCGCCCTGCACGAGGTGTTCCTGCCGCCCTTCCGGGCGGGCATCCGCGCCGGGGCGCTGAGCGTCATGGCGAACAGCGGCAGCGTGAACGGCGTCCCCGTGCATGCCTCGCCCGCGCTGCTGACGGACCTGCTGCGCGGCGAACTGGGCTTCCAGGGGCTGCTCGTCAGCGACTGGAACGACATCGAGCGGCTGATCACGACCTACCGCACCCACACCGATCTGGTGCGGGCGGCGGCGGCCAGCGTGAACGCGGGCATCGACGTGTACATGGTCCCGAACAGCGTCGAGGCGTACCAGAACGCCCTGCGGGAGGCCGTGCAGACCGGACTGGTCAGCGAGGCCCGCCTGGCCGAGGCAACCCTGCGCGTCCTGACCTTCAAGGCCCGCCTGGGCCTGCTGGACGCCCCACTGACCGGCAGCGGGGTGCTGAACGACCACCGCGACCTCGCCCGGCGCGCGGCGGCGGCCACGCTGACGCTGCTGGAGAACCCGGCGGACACGCTGCCGATCCGTCAAGGCCGCATGCTCGTCACCGGGCCCGCGATGGACAGCGCCGCGATCCAGCTGGGCGGCTGGAGCGTGAACTGGCAGGGCGTCGGCAAGGGCAACGTGCCGGACGTACCGAAGGTCGCCACGCTGGCCCCCGCGCTGAAGGCGTCGGCCCCGGCGGGCGTGACCGTCAGCGCCCTGCCGGAGACCAAGCGCCCGCAACTCCTGACCGCCGCGAAAGGGGCGGACGTGATCGTCGTCGCGGTCGGCGAGGCGCCCGGCGCGGAGTGGCAGGCGAACAACCCCGCGCTGAGCCTGCCGGACGGGCAGATCACGTTGCTGCGCGACCTCCTCGCCACCGGGAAACCCGTCGTGGCGGTCCTGATGGCCGGGCGACCCCTGATCCTGCCCAGTGACGTGCAGTCGCGCCTGTCGGGGCTGGTCATGGCGTACCTGCCCGGCACGCAGGGCGGCGCGGCCCTGGCCGACGCGCTGTACGGCCGCGCGGGCTTCCCCGGCCGCCTGCCGTTCACCTGGCCGGACAGCCTGACCCAGGTGGGCCTCTGGAGCGACCGCCCCGCCGAGGGCGCCGGCGAGACGCCGCTGCCGCTGTACCCGCTCGGGTACGGCCTGGACTACACGACCAGCGTCGCCCGCGACCTGACCGTCACGCCCGGCCCGGATGGCGTGACCGCGCAGGCCACCCTGACGAACACCGGCGAGCAGGCGGGCACCGTGACGGTCCTGCTGCGCGCCGCCCTGCCCGCCAGCGGCGCCCTTCAGGCCACCTCGCGCCCGGTCGGGGTGCTGCGCGCCACGCTGAACCCCGGCGAGAGCCGCGCCGTGCAGGTCAGCGTGCCCCACGAACGCCTGAGCAGCTGGGTCGGGGACGCCTACGGCCCCGGCGCGTGGCAGCTCCTGCCCGGCACGTACACCCTGAGTGCCGGGGACGGGAAGGCCACCCTCAGCCTGCCGTGA
- a CDS encoding GNAT family N-acetyltransferase codes for MRHDLTLADGPYTLRPLTDADTGPLLALAAAHGAEYARMGTFPTQERYYTGALEADDQMPFVKLVNGELAGATRFMEMRPGHRRLEIGSTWLAPAFMRTPANRTFKRLLLDHAFGPMGILRVEIKTDILNTRSQRAIEGLGATREGVLRQHMPRPDGTQRDTVMYSIIAEEWPQVRAALLNR; via the coding sequence ATGCGCCACGACCTCACCCTTGCGGACGGCCCGTACACCCTGCGCCCCCTGACCGACGCGGACACCGGGCCGCTGCTGGCGCTGGCCGCCGCGCACGGAGCCGAGTACGCCCGCATGGGCACCTTCCCCACCCAGGAACGCTACTACACCGGGGCGCTGGAGGCCGACGACCAGATGCCGTTCGTGAAGCTCGTGAACGGCGAACTCGCGGGCGCCACCCGATTCATGGAGATGCGCCCGGGACACCGCCGCCTGGAGATCGGCAGCACCTGGCTGGCCCCGGCGTTCATGCGTACGCCCGCGAACCGCACCTTCAAACGCCTGCTCCTGGACCACGCCTTCGGGCCGATGGGCATCCTGCGCGTGGAGATCAAGACGGACATCCTGAACACCCGCAGCCAGCGCGCCATCGAGGGCCTCGGCGCGACCCGCGAGGGCGTCCTGCGCCAGCACATGCCCCGCCCGGACGGCACGCAGCGCGACACCGTCATGTACTCGATCATCGCGGAGGAATGGCCGCAGGTGCGCGCCGCGCTGCTGAACCGCTAG
- a CDS encoding histidine phosphatase family protein, with translation MSGELHLTILRHGRSRADDEGVHEGRYDSPLTPAGEAQAAALAAYWQAHPPGFDRAYTSTLQRAHGTARIVTDALGVPLTPTDLLREWDNGPLAGMDREAALARYPIPAFRHDLDPFTADGGESQAAIRARALHALELVWNGGGQRVLLVTHGGFGNSLLRELLGASRGWFAFGDTAFATLRLNRGSHTAYVIGANLTPHRP, from the coding sequence GTGAGCGGCGAGCTGCACCTGACCATCCTGCGTCACGGCCGCAGCCGCGCCGACGACGAAGGCGTGCACGAGGGCCGCTACGACAGCCCCCTGACCCCGGCCGGTGAGGCGCAGGCGGCGGCGCTGGCCGCGTACTGGCAGGCGCACCCGCCGGGCTTCGACCGGGCGTACACCTCCACGCTGCAGCGGGCGCACGGCACCGCCCGCATCGTCACCGACGCGCTGGGCGTCCCGCTGACCCCCACCGACCTCCTGCGCGAGTGGGACAACGGCCCGCTGGCGGGGATGGACCGCGAGGCCGCCTTGGCGCGCTACCCGATTCCCGCGTTCCGGCATGACCTCGACCCCTTCACCGCCGACGGGGGCGAGTCGCAGGCGGCCATCCGCGCCCGCGCCCTGCACGCCCTGGAACTCGTGTGGAACGGGGGCGGGCAGCGCGTACTGCTCGTCACGCACGGCGGCTTCGGGAACAGCCTGCTGCGCGAACTGCTCGGCGCCTCGCGCGGGTGGTTCGCGTTCGGCGACACGGCCTTCGCCACGCTGCGCCTGAACCGGGGCAGCCACACGGCCTACGTGATCGGCGCGAACCTCACGCCACACCGGCCCTGA